The DNA region GACGCACGACGGCGTTGAACGAGCGATACCTGCGACGTCTGGGAGCGGAACTGCACGACGGGCCGGCACAGCTTGTTGCGCTTGCAGCGCTGAAGGTCGATAGCGATGCCATCAACAATCCTCGGACGCCGCGGAAGATACGGGACGGCGAGATCATATCCATCAAATCCAGTCTGGATGACGCCATGCAGGAGATCAGGACGATCTGTAGCGGTCTTGTCCTGCCGCAGATCGAAGGAGCCGATCTTGGGGAGATCATCGGACGAGCCCTGAAAGCGCATATGCAGCGCACGGGCACAACGGTGAGGCTGTCGATGTCGCCGACATCACCGCCGCTATCGTTATCGGCAAAGATCTGTGTGTTCCGGTTCCTGCAGGAGGCGCTCAACAACGGGTTCCGGCACGGCGGCGGAGTTGGACAATATGTCGTGCAGACCTTCGACGGACAGAACGTTTCAATCACCGTCGGTGATCGCGGTCCGGGCTTCGACCCGGCGGAAATCAAACCGTCCAGCCTTGGGCTGTCGGGCCTGCGCGAACGGGTCGAGAGCCTCGGCGGACATTTCCACTTGAAGACTTCGAACCAGGGAACCGTGCTGCGCATGTCCCTGAACCTACATGAAATGGAGCCAGCCTGATGAAAGAGATAACAATAGCCGTTGTCGACGATCATCCGCTGTTTCGCGAAGGCGTCATGCGCATCCTCTCGGAAATCCCAGGCTTCCGGATCGTTGGCGAAGGCTCCGCATCTGATGAGGCGCTTGCACTGAGCGCGACCGTCAGGCCCGATGTCCTGCTTCTAGACATTTCGATGCCGGGCGGCGGGCTGAATGTGATCTTCCCCATCCTGCACGAGAACCCCGGCCAGAAGATCATCATGCTGACGGTCTCGGAGACGAGCGATGACGTGATGAGCGCGTTGTCAAAAGGCGCGAAAGGCTACGTTTTGAAAGGCATCGGTTCACGGATCCTGGCTGACATCGTGAGATCGGTGGCCGCGGGCGACACCTACGTCTCGCCTTCGCTGTCGGCGCGGTTGCTCTCCGACATGTCATCATCCGCGGCCCTGGCGAAACAAGGCAATCCGATCGACGATCTGACGACCCGCGAGCACGAAGTACTGAACCTCGTGGCCGAGGGCTTGAGCAACAAGCGAATAGCGCTCCGGCTTGGCGTGCACGAGAAGACGATCAAGCAGCACATGACCCATATCTTCGTAAAACTGGGGATCAGCAACCGAACAGAAGCGGCGATGACGCTGCGAAACGTGACGGTTCACGCTTGATGGTTCGTGCAACAGGCTGGACTTAAGTCTCACGTGATTGGGGCATTGGTCTTAGTCGGGAACAGGTTCGATTTCATGACGTTTTGCTGCTGTGAAACAACAGGTGGAGACTGCCATGAACACGAAACTCATTCTCGCATCGGCCTTTGTCACTCTCGCTCTAAGCGGTTCTGCCTATGCCGATGACGCCAACAGCGCGGTCACGGGTGCCGCAGGCGGTGCGGTCACGGGTGCGATCGTTGGCGGCCCGGTCGGCGCTGCTATTGGTGGCGCCGTCGGCCTCGTCGCAGGTGCTGCCATCGACCCGCCGCCGGAACGCGTCGTCACCTATGTCCAGCAGCAGCCTGTGCAGAACTCTGTTGTCGTCAAGCAGCCGATCGTCATCGGCAAGCCTGTCCCGCAGGAGGTCGTCCTGATGCCGATCGCAGAAGATCCGCGCTATTCGTACACCGTCGTCAACGACCAGCGCGTCATCGTCGACCCGCAGACCCGCACCGTTGTGCAGGTCATCCAGTAACGCGAGCCAGCGCCGGGTAACTCGACCGCGCGCAGGAGAGAGACGATGAATAGCTTGATCTTGCTCGTCGGAGCAATCGTAATCATCGGCGCAATTTTGTCGTTCATTGGATTGCGCTGAATTACTGCCCGAGGCAGCCAACGCTGCCTCGGGTGAACTCTCAATGTCCCGAGATCCCCATGTCCTACAATAATTCTCCAGAACCATCCGCCTCGATTGGTGGCCCAATCATAATGTTATTTCTTGTCGTGGCGGTCGCTACAGCTGCGATTTTTTCTACAGGCCTTTCTGGCCCAACGGATCGACGTATTGCTGTGGTTTTGCCTGCGGTCGACCATGCTCGCTGACGACACCTGTCCTTGTGGGCGCAACTCGTAATGAACCTGCCAAGGAGCGCAACTATGTGGCTCGAACTCACATCCGAAAACGATGAGAAAATATTTGCCAACGTCGATCAGTTCGTCGTCATATATCCTGTGAACGACGAGAAACTCACGAAAGTCCTGACACCGGGCGGTCCGATCATGGTCAAAGAGCCAATGGCGTTCATCCAATCGAAACTGGAGGCTGCGGTCGCTCGATCTACACACTAGAGCGGCGGGCGATTAATGTGCAACGCATCCAGCTTGGCGGAAATAGTACCAGCACTCCTGTGGCGTGAAGTCTCGTCCACGAAGACGACACGTCCGGGGCTCCGTTGCATAGCGGGTTGACGACGTGGACAAACCAACACGCTGAACGATGCCATCCTGACGCATTTTCGTGACCAGGCCCTGGTCGGGGGTGCCCTAGCCTTCGCGGTAGGAGCTGCAATAGGTGCGGCACTGCCGCACACCGACCTCGAGGATGAGTTGGTGGGGGATGCCTCCAACACCGCCATGGAGAAAGTCACGGCAGCCTCTCAGGATGTGGTGGACCGTGGAAAAGAGGTTGCGTCAGAAGTGTACGAAAGGGTCGTGGAAGTAGCGTCTGACACCCATGACACTATCAAGGACCGTGTTGTTGACGAGGTCGATGCTTTTAAACAGGGGGTTTCCGAACAAAAACCTGTGCAGCCCTAACGTACCTTGAATAATGCAAAGCAGGTACGGCTCGACAATCTCAAGGGCGTGTCGAGCCGTTTCCATGCCGGGATCCAAGCGCAGGAACCAGAACGTTTCCGCAGTATCGTTTGGCCAGGACAAAGCGGACTCCCCTCACTGTCGATAAAGGGCGGCATTGGCGAAACAAGCAGGTGCTGCAAGTATGGCGGATGGTGGGATGATATGACGGAACATTGGATCCGCCAGCGGGTTGTTTGCGCACGGTTGCCCGGTTGGCGCGGCAATGATTAAGGGAAATCATCTCATGGCTAAATTACTGGAAGATTTGTTCCTCGACACCCTCAAGGACGTTTATTTCGCTGAACAGAAAATTGTCGCGACTCTTCCGGAAATGGAGCAGGCGGCGACAAACTCTCAGCTGAAGTCCGCCTTCCGCAAGCATCTTGACGAGACTAAAATCCACGTGACGCGTCTGGAGGCCATTTTTAACGTGATCGGCGAGGAGCCAGAGGCGAAGACATGCGACGCCATTCTAGGCATTACCGACGAAGGTGCCGAAATCATGGAAGAGTACGAAGGCTCGCCAGCCCTTGATGCTGGGCTCTTGGCAGCTGCTCAGGCAGTCGAACATTATGAGATGTCACGCTACGGTACACTACGCACTTGGGCGCTTGAGCTCGGCTATGAGGAAGCGGCGGAGATTCTTCAGTCGACGCTCGACGAGGAACAAGCCACCGATTTGGCACTGACTGCCATCGCCACGTCTGTGGTGAACCAAAAAGCCGAAGGCTGAATTTTAGTCGGGGTCCGGCGAAAGTTGAGCCCCGGTTTCGCTGTCAAACCGTTGCTCGGGTGCGCATGCCGCAGCAGCAACAGCTTGGTCGATGGACGCAATCCGGGGAAGGCCCCCGCCGAACGCGGAGTTCATCGTATCGCGATCCATCTCTACCGCGATACGAATGGCTTCCTTCCAGGGGGGGACAGCCGCCTGCCGCTCATCCTCGTACGGACTTGCCAACGGTACAACGGTAAGATTGAGGCCAGCTTGACGCTGTGCTTGGTCAACGTTTTCTAGAATTCGAGGATCCGCTTCTTGTGAGTGCGCGGACGCACCCACCAGGGAATGAAGTCGTCGCGTGGCGACGATTCGATGAGCTCATAACCTAACCCAGCTCCGCCCCTTTGCGGCACAGCTGATCGAGCGGCAGATGACAGTGCATATGGGTATCAAGGGCTGTTTTATCGGCAGGTATGAATACACACGAACGCTGGAAATAAGGTGCTATAAAGTTTCCAAGGTCATCCTACAGTCTTGGCTGCGCCCCGCTATTGAAACGCCGGCCCTTCGATGGGGATTTGGAGTTGGGATGGATTGCCGCAAAATTCACCGAGTCGGTCATGGCGCATACAAAGCAAATGATTGCCGCCATCGGCATCCGCTCAGGACTTCGGGTGAGTTCATTGCCTCGACTCAGGCATTCCGACGGTCTACGAAACTTACGAAGCCCACGTCCAAGCACCTCATCTGGATATCATTTACAGCGCAACCCCGCATGGATTTCAAAATGGGCACGCGCTCCTCGCAATCGACGCCGGGGACCGTCGCGAGCTGACCAAGACGCCCTGATGCAGCCAACTTTTGAAGTAGCTTAGACAAACGGTCCATTACGGCATTCGGGTTACCAATAAGACAGAGGCTGCCGACGTCAGTTTCAAATCATCCACATCGCTAGTCATCCGTACCACCATGAATAGTGCTTTTAGGCCGTTTACATTATTAGTCTATGCTAATAATATGTAGCCATATTCCAATCCTTTTCAAGTTGCATTCCCTACGGCATCAAGCGGTATTTTGTTTTTACTTGCATACTTTGTAGTCCTTTTCCTGAACGGGTGGCTCTCGATGTTAACATCAATCATGACTATCGTGATCGTCGCGTTCGTATGCGGTCTCGGGCTAGGATTCTGCTGGAACACCAAGGGCGGCAAGAAGATGATGGGTGCAGAAAAAGAACTTAAGTCACTCCGCAGCGCCTTGGCGGCGAAGCAAACAGAGGTCGATCAAGCAATACTTATGCACGACAAAAGCATCGCCGTCGCGTACAGCGTCGTTCTCGATTATGAGGATGCCAATCTGCCGGCACTGTCGCGACCTCGACATCATGTTGTCTTGTCGCAACCCAGGAAGTAATCCGTGCAGCACCACCTGAAAGCAAGCAATACCGTCCGGTCGGTTGTGTGCTGGGTGCTCTGGTGGCCGATTCGATCGGCAATATTACCGCGAAATCCGACAGCATAGACGATGCTCGTGCGGTGAGCGCCGCAGCCAGCGCCGTCGGCACCATGAAAAAACAGCTCGAAGGGACGATCCGGGACAACGCCTTTTGGGATGACGCATTCGACCAGGTAAATTCGGATAATCGCGACGACTGGATTATTGAAAACTGGGGGACAACCACCAAAGTGCCAAGAAGTTCTATAAAAAGGCGTTATCCCACGAAGTATGTCTTTTCAGACACTTAAGCTATCTGACCAACCTGTCGCCGGTTCGATTCCTATCAAGAGACTGCCCATAGTTGCGGGGGCTCCGGTTCGGACGTCCTGAGATCATGGCGCAAATCTCCGCTTCAGAGCAACAGTCGCACGCGACACCCACGCCGCGCGAGCGTTTAAGTTTTGGTTAACCATGATCCGCTACCTTGAAATTCCCGACGCGATCTCCTCCCTAAGCGTCGATGAGAAAAACTTGGGCCGTGAGACCTCGTCTCCGGCCCTTTTTCGTGCTTCGTCCATGGAGTTCGCCGAGGTGACCCAGTTGGCCGGCTATCTACCGGACATGAGGAACATCAAATCTTCGGGGCGGCCCACAAGGTGGGAGCGAAAGGTGTTGCCGTCACACTGGATATAGAGGGGCTTTGACTAAGATAAATGCATGCATCGCCGCTACCACACCGGAAACTGTTCATCCTGCCGCCAAGGGCGACTGTTTCTGTTTCGCAGTCTCGCGACAGATGACATTTACGCGCACTGCGAAGAATGCGAATGGGGATACCTTACCCCGGCGGAGATTGAGGAGAAGGGCGGATTTCTCACTCTCCTGGAAGAGTTCGACGCTGAGTACGCTGAAGGCGACGCGATCTCCCGGAGCGTCTGGGCCAAATAACAGTCGTGGCGGTTGATGACCAGGATGAAACATGAGATTGCGGCAGGGCACAAAAAAGCCGGCGATCTCTACGCCGCAGCAGCGAAGGCAAATGCCCCGCACATTCAAAGCCGGGAGCACTAAGATGATCGGCACCTACATCGACGAATTCATCATGTTTTGCGCCGGTTTGTGGATGACGTGCGTGGGCTTCGGGTATTTGTCCTTGTCGCGAAACCCGGCGCACAAGTTGCCGGTGGTGCGTCATTTCAAGTGGATGGGGCCTTTGCTGCTTTTTATCGCAATCGTCCTGGCAGTCGCATCATGATCTCAAACTCAGACCGTGTGAGATAAATCCGAGCCATGAATGATATGTTGGCCTGTCCGGCCTGCGGACTGGAAAAAACGGAATCCGTCGTCCAGGGCGGATCATATATCCTGCGATGCGCTGGATGCGGCGAAATGATTGTCGCGACGTCGTTCATGGCGTTGCTGAACTTGGATGGGCAGTATTCGGCCTTCATCGATCCGGGGCCTGGAATACAACCCTCGCCAGAAGCCCTCATCGCGCACGGACTTCTCCGGCAAATCGCAACGGCGATCACACAGGCTGCATGTGGCGGAACTTTGATACGCCTGTTGCCCAACGTGAAGGATTAAAGTCATAAGGATCAGCTGCTTTCCCGTCTTGCGCTCAAGGGGCTTTCGCCAGCCATGTCTCAGACCGCGGTGCGACCATAAGGATCTTAATGCCCAACGAGTCTAAGTACCAGATCACCTACACCCTTACCGCGTGGGATTATGCCGCCATGGCGCGGGCGCTTACTCGCAGGCCCTGGCACCGCAGCATAATCACGTTGGTGCTTTGGCTCATCTCTGTTTGGTGTCTTTTGGTCCTCTTCACGGACCTCTACAATCCGGTCACCATGATCAACGCCATTGCTGAAAACGGTTCTTGGCTTTGGCTTCCGGCATGCCTCCTCGTCGTCGCCTTCTTCTCGCTAGGCACGCACTGGCTGGCGTGGGGCGCATCGTTTCTATACTACCGGCAAATCGCATCCGCCGACGCGACCATCAGCATTAGTCTCAGCGACGATGCCATTCGGGTCAAATCGAACGTGGCGGACTCGACCGTTCCATGGGCAACCGTGAAGCGCGTTATCCGGGAGGAAAACTACTTGCTGCTGCCGATATCGAAGCGGGAGGCCTTCATCCTGCCGAGACGCGGCTTTGAAACTCAAGACAGTTTTGAGGACGCCTTTCGTTATGTAACCGAGAAAATACTGGCAGGCACGGTTGGAGCCGGCTGACAGTGCCGGTGGCTTTTCCGGGAGCTGATAGAAGGCGCGAAAACTTCCACGAATGCTGTCAGGGACTGGGCTGGTCCGGCCGGAGAGTGACAAAGGTCCCCGAACCGTCAAATCTCTCTCTGATCAGCGCTAAGGATTGTCGCAGGAGGTCCGAGATCGCTGATCGGTTCTTATCCAGAAACGCATCCGAGGTGACCTTGATCGTACGGACGGGCTTGATCCCTTGAGCAGTCTCGATGGATCGGTGAGGTCCTCGCCTGTGACGAACGTGATGTTGACCTGCTGCTCGGCATCGAGATGCAGCTTGGCGACCGCGCCGCCGCCGAAGTGGTAGACAAGGTACAAGTGGACCCGTCCTTCACACACTTCCGGCACGGTGTCGAGTATGAGTTGGCGTACGAGCGCAAGCCGCTCTCGCGCTTCCGGCGGCTTGCGCTCGCAGTAAAGGTCGAACTCATCATTATGCCCGGGGGCGTTCATCGTCATCTCTCAATCAACGGAGCAGCCCTTCGACGTCGAAGTCCTCCCAGCCGCGGAGTTCCGTCCCAGGATATTCGGCGCCAACGTCTGCCTTTTTGGTGTGTTTGCTCTTCTTCGACAACCGAGTAAGCTTTGCCTGATACGCAGCCTTTCTTCTCTTCTCCACCTTCGCCTCGGCATCCTCCACCCGCCACTCATCGACGGCACCACGATCGAGGAGGTCTTCCACGACCTTAGGGTCGAAGACATGGAAGGTGATCTGGCGCGCTCGCCCGGCCAGCCTCACGGTTCTCGTGCCGGCACTGGGAAGACGGCCGTCCGCAAGCCAGCGATGTCGCTCACTGGTCTTCATGCCAAGGATTTCCTCGATTTCGCGCGGAATGACGGGAAGCTTCTCGATACCATCCAATGCCGTGCTGACGATTGACCAGGTCAAGACGAATTCCTCTTCACGCTCTTCCGGCATGCCCAGCGTCAGCGTCATCCCCTCCACATCAAGCGATTTACGGACCGCGGAAGGCAGGCGCGCCCGGACCTCGAGGAGGATACCCCGGGCGCGCACGGTGGATCCGAACGAAACCGCAGGCGACAAGGTCCACGTCCGAATATGAGCGGGGGCGACGGTGATTTTCTTCGGCATCTCGCCTAGATGGGTCGTTCGTCGTCGCGCGTCAACAAGGGCGGCTGCGTCATCCACCAACGCAGGCGGCTAGTTCGGTGGCGGTGATCCGGCCCGCTTCAATGCCGGGCCATGCTGCTTTCCCACTCACCACCAGCCTCCTAAAAGATGGTCGGCCGGGCGCATCGGGTGTTCCTCAATGGTCGTCCAACAGCATCTGAGCGGCTACACGTCCGCAGCGGGACATCGAGCAAGCCCGAAGTCGCCTCGTCCATCTAAGCCTGCAATCCGGAACATTATCTCCGACGCGCCGTTAGCGGGTACCCAACAACCCGAACGGAGAAACATACATGGTCACCATGGTCGGAAACGAAGGCAACATCGAGAAGCTCGTCAAGGATCTGCTGTACCTCGAGCACGATGCCATCGCGGCATACGATTCCTGCATCGAACGGCTCGACGACAAGACCCTCAGCGCCAAGATCGCCGAGTTCAAGCAGGACCACCTGCAGCATGTCGTCGTCCTGAACGAGATGGCACGCGAGCTTGGCATCGACGCGCCGACGGAAGGCGACATGAAGCAGATCCTGACGACGGGCAAGATTGCCCTCGCCAATCTGATGGGCGATTCCGCGATCCTCAAGGCGATGAAGACGAACGAAGACGACACGGTTACCGCATACGAGCGCGCCTCCCGTCACGAGGATGCGATCCCGCAGTCGAAGGCGTTCTTCACGAAGGCGCACGAGGACGAGCTGCGTCACCGGGCATGGATGGAAACGACTGCGAAAACGCTGTGACCTTAAACACGGTATCGTGGATCCTCATCTGAGGATCACCACCCAAATTGCCGACGGCCTGCAGTGATCATGACGGTCGCGCGTTTGCCGTCGCGGGTGATGAGGGCGCTCCCCATAACGGGTCGAGCGCCCTCAGTTTGTTTTCAAAAGCCGGGATCGAATGTCAGCATCGCACCTCATCATCTTCCTCCACGGCATCGGCGCGTCGGGCCAGCAGCTCTGGCCTCTCGCTTCATCCTGGCGGGCTCATCGTCCCACATTCGCTTTCGCAACTCCGGATGCCCCG from Pararhizobium qamdonense includes:
- a CDS encoding sensor histidine kinase, translated to MVNALINPRWYNARRKNGIDLAETQQSRMIDSQREALKKRIHDLSSLLTQNGELSAKLQRASRRTTALNERYLRRLGAELHDGPAQLVALAALKVDSDAINNPRTPRKIRDGEIISIKSSLDDAMQEIRTICSGLVLPQIEGADLGEIIGRALKAHMQRTGTTVRLSMSPTSPPLSLSAKICVFRFLQEALNNGFRHGGGVGQYVVQTFDGQNVSITVGDRGPGFDPAEIKPSSLGLSGLRERVESLGGHFHLKTSNQGTVLRMSLNLHEMEPA
- a CDS encoding response regulator, giving the protein MMKEITIAVVDDHPLFREGVMRILSEIPGFRIVGEGSASDEALALSATVRPDVLLLDISMPGGGLNVIFPILHENPGQKIIMLTVSETSDDVMSALSKGAKGYVLKGIGSRILADIVRSVAAGDTYVSPSLSARLLSDMSSSAALAKQGNPIDDLTTREHEVLNLVAEGLSNKRIALRLGVHEKTIKQHMTHIFVKLGISNRTEAAMTLRNVTVHA
- a CDS encoding DUF1236 domain-containing protein produces the protein MNTKLILASAFVTLALSGSAYADDANSAVTGAAGGAVTGAIVGGPVGAAIGGAVGLVAGAAIDPPPERVVTYVQQQPVQNSVVVKQPIVIGKPVPQEVVLMPIAEDPRYSYTVVNDQRVIVDPQTRTVVQVIQ
- a CDS encoding YciE/YciF ferroxidase family protein, with product MAKLLEDLFLDTLKDVYFAEQKIVATLPEMEQAATNSQLKSAFRKHLDETKIHVTRLEAIFNVIGEEPEAKTCDAILGITDEGAEIMEEYEGSPALDAGLLAAAQAVEHYEMSRYGTLRTWALELGYEEAAEILQSTLDEEQATDLALTAIATSVVNQKAEG
- a CDS encoding CHASE4 domain-containing protein, translated to MADSIGNITAKSDSIDDARAVSAAASAVGTMKKQLEGTIRDNAFWDDAFDQVNSDNRDDWIIENWGTTTKVPRSSIKRRYPTKYVFSDT
- a CDS encoding YcxB family protein yields the protein MPNESKYQITYTLTAWDYAAMARALTRRPWHRSIITLVLWLISVWCLLVLFTDLYNPVTMINAIAENGSWLWLPACLLVVAFFSLGTHWLAWGASFLYYRQIASADATISISLSDDAIRVKSNVADSTVPWATVKRVIREENYLLLPISKREAFILPRRGFETQDSFEDAFRYVTEKILAGTVGAG
- a CDS encoding ferritin-like domain-containing protein, whose product is MVTMVGNEGNIEKLVKDLLYLEHDAIAAYDSCIERLDDKTLSAKIAEFKQDHLQHVVVLNEMARELGIDAPTEGDMKQILTTGKIALANLMGDSAILKAMKTNEDDTVTAYERASRHEDAIPQSKAFFTKAHEDELRHRAWMETTAKTL